The following proteins are encoded in a genomic region of Rattus rattus isolate New Zealand chromosome 2, Rrattus_CSIRO_v1, whole genome shotgun sequence:
- the LOC116893710 gene encoding olfactory receptor 5B3-like: MTLVKNWTDVTWFILLGLTDDPSLKLPLFIIFLLIYIITLVGNLGMILLIFLDSRLHFPMYFFLGNLSLVDFCYSSAVTPKVITGLLIGDKTISYNDCAAQMFFFAAFATVENYLLASMAYDRYAAVCKPLHYTTTMTPNVCMYLIMGCYIFSFLNVSVYLGDTFSLSFCKSNVVHHFFCDMPAIMALSCSDRHVNELVLIYLASFNIFIAFIMILVSYIIIFITILKMRSGAGFQKALSTCVSHLTAVFIFYGTIIFMYLQPSSRHAMDTDKVVSVFYTMVIPMLNPLVYSLRNKEVKNAFMKVVLKEK, encoded by the coding sequence ATGACACTGGTGAAAAACTGGACAGATGTGACATGGTTCATTCTTCTGGGACTCACTGATGATCCAAGCCTGAAGCTTCCCCTCTTCATCATCTTTCTCCTCATCTACATCATCACCCTGGTAGGGAACCTGGGGATGATCCTGCTCATTTTCTTAGACTCTCGGCTCCATTtccccatgtactttttccttgGTAATTTGTCCCTGGTGGACTTTTGCTACTCTTCAGCTGTCACTCCTAAAGTCATAACTGGGCTGCTAATAGGAGACAAGACCATATCTTATAATGACTGTGCTGCTCAGATGTTCTTTTTTGCTGCCTTTGCTACTGTGGAAAATTACCTTTTGGCCTcaatggcctatgatcgctatgcAGCAGTGTGTAAACCCCTACACTATACCACCACCATGACtccaaatgtgtgtatgtatctaatCATGGGGTGCTATATTTTTAGTTTCCTGAATGTCTCAGTTTACCTTGGAGATACATTCAGTCTCTCTTTCTGTAAGTCTAATGTGGTCCATCATTTTTTCTGTGATATGCCAGCAATTATggctctctcctgctctgataGACATGTGAATGAGCTAGTACTTATTTATCTAGCCAGCTTCAATATCTTCATTGCTTTCATAATGATATTAGTGTCCTACATTATAATTTTTATCACAATCTTGAAGATGCGCTCAGGTGCAGGATTTCAGAAGGCTCTTTCTACCTGTGTCTCTCACTTAactgcagtttttattttctatggaaCTATAATATTCATGTACTTGCAGCCAAGCTCTAGACATGCAATGGACACTGATAAAGTGGTATCTGTCTTCTACACCATGGTCATTCCCATGCTGAACCCTTTAGtttacagcctgaggaacaaagAGGTCAAGAATGCATTCATGAAAGTggttctgaaagaaaaataa